GGACGGGCGGGTCGGTGCGGGCTGTCATGCCCCACCCATTACCACAGCCGGCGAGGTCTAAACAAGGCCGTAAACCGGTGTTTACTGCTTCTGCTTCGGGGAACCGGAGGGGTATGAGCAGCAGTGACGCCCCGATCGCGGCGGTCTTCTTCGACCGCGACGGCACCCTCGTCGAGGACGTGCCCTACAACGCCGAGCCCGAGCGAGTGCGGTCGCTGCCCACCGTGGCCGACACGCTCGACGAGCTGCGCGAGCTCGGTATCCGGGTGGGCGTCATCAGCAACCAGTCGGGCATCGGCCGAGGACTGCTCACCTCCGATCAGGTGCGCGAGGTCGACCGGCGCGTCAACGCGCTGCTCGGACCCTTCGACGTGTGGCGCATCTGCCCCCACGCCCCGGATGACGGCTGCGCCTGCCGCAAGCCGCAGCCCGGCATGATCCTCTCGGCCGCCGAGCAGCTGGGCATCGACCCGAGCCGCATCGTGATGATCGGCGACATCGGCGCCGACATCGAGGCGGCCCGGGCGGCGGGAGCGCGCGCGGTGCTCGTCCCCACGCCCCAGACCCTGCCCGAGGAGGTCGCCGCCGCCCCGCTCGTCGCGCGCACGGTGCGGGAGGCCGTGGCGCTGCTCGTGCCCGAGTTCGCGGAGGCGCGCGCATGAAGCCCCGGGTGCTCGTGGCGAGGCTCGACAGTCTCGGCGACGTGCTGCTCGCGGGCCCGGCCGTGCGGGCCGTCGCCGAGCGGGCCCAGGTGGTGATGCTCTGCGGCCCGCGCGGCGCCGCCGCCGCGCACCTGCTGCCGGGCGTCTCGGAGGTGATCGTCTGGGACGCCCCGTGGATCTCGGACCCCGCCCCGCCCGCCGACGCCGATCACCTCGACTCGCTCGTGGGGCGGCTGCGGGCGGCGCGCCTCTCGGAGGCGGTGATCGTCACCTCGTTCCACCAGTCCCCGCTGCCCCTTGCGATGCTGCTGCGCGTCGCGGGCGTCCCCCGCATCTCAGGCGCATCGGTGGACTACCCGGGCTCGCTGCTCGACGTGCGGCTGCGCCCGGGCGAGGATCTGCCCGAGGACATCCCGGAGCCCGAACGGGCCCTCGCGATCGCGGACGCCGCGGGATTCCCGTGCCGGGACGACGGGCGGCTGCGGATCCGACCGGTGCCCGAGGCCTCCGCGCTCACCGGATCCGCTCCCTACATCGTGCTGCACCCGGGCGCCGCGGTGCCGGCCAGGCAGTGGCCCGTCACAGGCTTCGCCGGGGCGGCCCGGCTGCTCACCGAGCAGGGGCGCCGAGTGGTGGTGACGGGCGGCAGCGACGAACGCCTGCTCACCCGCGCGGTGGTGCGGGAGGCGCCCGGTGCGGTGGACCTCGCGGGGGCGTGCACACTGCCGCAACTCGCCGGGGTGCTCGCCGGGGCGAGCGTGGTGATCGTGGGGAACACCGGGCCCGCGCACCTCGCCGCGGCGGTCGGAACGCCCATCGTGAGCCTATTCTCGCCCCTCGTGCCGGCCGAGCGCTGGCGCCCCTACGGCGTGCCGCAGCGATTGCTGGGCGACCAGACGGCGCCCTGCCGCGGCAGCCGGGCCCGTGTCTGCCCCGTGCCGGGGCACCCGTGCCTCGCCGGGGTGAGCGCGCAGGCCGTGGTGGCGGCGGCGCTCGACCTCGAGGCGGCGCGGGGCGGCGAGACGATCGCATCGAGCCCGACGAAAGGAGCACTGCGATGAGAATCCTGGTGTGGCACGTGCACGGCGGATGGATGGACGGCTTCCTGCGAGGCCGGCACGAGTACCTGATCCCCGCGGAGCCGCAGACGACGCTTCCGGAGCTGCCGCAGGGGGCGCGCCCGGTCGATCCGGCCTCGCTGCGCGACGAGGAGGTCGACGTCGTCGTGCTGCAGCGCACCGAGGAGCTCGAGCTCGTCGAGCGCCTGCTCGGCCGGCGGCCCGGGCGCGACGTGCCCGCCGTGTTCGTCGAGCACAACACCCCCAAGCGCCTGCCCGTGACCGAGCGCCATCCGCTCGCCGAACAGCGCGAGATCCCGGTCGCTCACGTGACCCACTTCAACCGCCTCGCCTGGGACTGCGGGGAGGCGCCCACGGTGGTGATCGAGCACGGGGTGCCGGATCCTGGTCCCCTCTACGTCGGGGATCTGCCGACGCTCGGGGTCGTCATCAACGAGCCGGTGCGACGTGGACGGGTGACCGGCACCGATCTACTGCCGACGTTCGCGCGGGCCGCGACCCTCGACTGCTTCGGGATCGACGTCGACCTGCTGCCCGAGGCCCTCGGCCTGGGCGACCGTCTGCAGGCCGTGGGCGATCTCCCCACGGCGCAGCTGCACGCCGAGCTCGCGCGACGACGCGCCTATCTGCACCCGCTGCGCTGGACCTCACTGGGCCTGTCGCTGCTCGAGGCCATGCACCTCGGCATGCCGGTGCTCGCGCTTGCAACGACCGAGGCACCGCGCGCCGTGCCCCCCCCCCCCGACGCGGGCGCCGTCTCGGCCGACCCGACAGAGCTGGCCGCCGCGGCCGGGCGCCTGATCGAGGATCCCGACGAGGCTCGCCAACGCGGGCGCGCGGCCCGCGCGTTCGCCCTCGAGCATTACGGCCTCGAGCGGTTCCTGCACGACTGGGACACTCTGCTCGCCGATCAGGTCGAGACCCGCGCAGCTCGCCGCGTCCGCACCCCGGCGGACACCGCGCACCGATCCCCCGACCCCGCGAACCCCGCGGCGCCCGGGCTTATGAAAGGAGCACTCCGATGAGAATCTCCATGGTCTCCGAACACGCCAGCCCCCTCGCGCCCCCCCCCCCCGGGAGCGTCGACTCGGGCGGGCAGAACGTGCACGTGGCGGCGCTCTCGCGCGCCCTCGCCGATCTCGGGCACACGGTCACCGTCTACACGCGCCGCGACGACGCGGCGCTCCCCACGAGGGTGGCGCTGTGCAAGGGCGTCGACGTGGTGCACCTCACCGCCGGCCCGCCGCGCAGGATCCCGAAGGACGAGCTGCTGCCCTACATGGGCGTGCTCGCCGAGGAGCTCGCCGCCTCGTGGCGCTACGATCCGCCGGACGTGGTGCACAGTCACTTCTGGATGTCGGGCATCGCCGCGCTCGAGGGGGCGCGGCTGCTGCCCGAGCACCAGCGCCCCGCGGTCGCACACACCTTCCACGCTCTCGGCGCCGTCAAGCGCCGCCACCAGGGGGCGTCCGACACGAGCCCCGCGGAGCGGGCCGATCTCGAACCCCGCGTGGGCCAGCAGGCCGACGCGGTCATCGCGACCTGCGACGACGAGGTCGACGAGTTGCGCGCCCTGGGCGTGCCCTCGCACCGCATCGAGATCGCCCCGTGCGGGGTCGACCCGGACGAGTTCGACACGGTGGGCACCGCCGAGCGGCGCGGCTCGCGGCACCGCCTGCTGAGCGTGGGCCGCATCGTGCCGCGCAAGGGCATGGATCTCGCGATCCGCGCGCTGCCGCTGCTGCGCGAGCTGGGCTTCGACGACGTCGAGCTCGAGATCGTGGGATCGGGCGACGTGGTCGACGGCCGCGACGCGGAGGTCGACCGGCTGGGCGAGCTCGCCCGGGAGCTCGGGGTCGCCGACCGGGTGCACCTGCGCGGCCAGGTGGGCCGGGACCGGATGCCGGCCCTGCTGCGTTCGGCCGACGCCGTGATCTGCACGCCCTGGTACGAGCCGTTCGGCATCGTGCCGCTCGAGAGCATGGCGTGCGGCACCCCCGTCATCGCGGCCGAGGTCGGCGGGCTGCGCGACAGCGTGATCGACGGGATCACCGGCCTGCACGTGCCACCGCACGACGCCCTCGCCATCGCCGAGGCGGCCGCCCGGATGCTCGGCGACGAGCCCTTCCGACGCGCGCTCGGCACGGCGGGCCGCGGGCGCGTCGAGGCCCGCTACACCTGGGCGGGAGTCGCCCGGCAGACGGAAAGCATCTACCAGCGGCTGCTCGCGCGCGAGCGTCAGCAGCCCGGACAGCTCTTGGAGATGGCGCAATGACGATCACCCACACCACCGCCCCATTCCGCTCCCGTCGGCGCGACGCCGTCGACGGCAACCGGGTCGCTGCTCACTTCGAAGACCTGCGAGACGCACTCACGTGCGCCTCGCGTCACGCCGAGCACCTCGAGGCGTGGGGCGTCGAACTCGCGGCCCGCCTGCGCTCGGGATCGCGACTGCTCGTCGCCGGCAACGGCGGTTCGGCCGCCGAGGCGCAGCACCTCGCCGCCGAACTCGTCGGCAGGTACCGCGGCGACCGCGACGCCTACTCGGCGATCGCGCTCTCGGCCGAGACCTCGAGTCTCACCGCGATCGGCAACGACTACGGCTTCGCCGAGGTGTTCGCTCGGCAGGTTCGCGCCCACGCCCGCGTGGGCGACATCGTGCTGCTGATCTCGACGAGCGGCGCGAGCCGCAACCTCATCGAGGCCGCACGCGCCGCCCGCAACGTGGGGGCCGTGACCTGGGCGCTCACCGGAGAGGGGCCGAACCCGCTCACCACGGTGTGCGATGACGCCGTCTGCATCGACGGCGCCGCCCCGCACGTGCAGGAGTGCCAGCTGGCGGCGATCCACGCGGTCTGCGAGGTCTTCGACTCCCAGGTGACCGACGCGTCGGCCGGGGGTGCGACATGAGGATCACGGTGGTCGGGGACACCCTGCTCGACGAGGACGTCGAGGGCACGATCGAGCGGCTCTGCCCCGACGCGCCCGTGCCCGTGGTCGACGTGTCGGCGCACCGGTTCCGCGCGGGCGGGGCGGGACTCGTCGCGGCCATGCTGCACCACGACGGTCACGAGGTCGAGCTGGTGACCGCGCTCGGCGACGACGAGGCGGCGCGGCGCATCCGCGAGCGACTGCCCGGCGTCTCGATCATCGCGTGCGATTCGGCGGCCCCCACCCCGGTGAAGCGACGCGTGCGCACGGCCGATCAGGCGGTGTGCCGCATCGACGAGGGATGCGGACCGCCGCCTGTGCCGCGCGTGGACGATCTCGCACTCGCCGCGGTCTCGCGGGCGGAGGCGATCGTCGTCTCCGACTACGGGCGGCGCCTCACCGAGCATCCCGAGCTGCGCGCGGCCCTGCAGCGGCGCGCTCTGCGGGTGCCGCTCGTGTGGGATCCGCACCCGCGCGGCACGGAGCCCGTCTCGGCCGCGCGGCTCGTCACCCCGAACATCGACGAGGCAGCCGCGGCGGCGGGCACGGGGCGCGGGGCCGCGCACGCGTCGGAGGCCGCCGAGCGGCTGCGCGAGCGCTACGGCTGCGCGGCGGTGCTCGTGACGCTCGGCGAACTCGGCGCGCTGCTGCACGAGGGCGAACGAGCGCCTGTCGAGATCACGACCGACCCCGTCGAGGCGGCCGATCCGTGCGGCGCCGGCGACCGGCTCATCTCGGCCGCGGCGGCCGCGCTCGGGCGCGGCGCCGGTCTCGAGGAGGCCGCCCGCGAGGCCGTCGCGTCGGCGCGGGCCTATCTCGCCGCGGGAGGCGTCGCCTCGCTGCCCGAGCCGGAGACGATCGAAGCGCCCGCCGGCGCGCCGACAGACGACCCGATCGCCCTCGCCCGCTCGGTGCACGA
The genomic region above belongs to Leucobacter muris and contains:
- a CDS encoding D-glycero-alpha-D-manno-heptose-1,7-bisphosphate 7-phosphatase gives rise to the protein MSSSDAPIAAVFFDRDGTLVEDVPYNAEPERVRSLPTVADTLDELRELGIRVGVISNQSGIGRGLLTSDQVREVDRRVNALLGPFDVWRICPHAPDDGCACRKPQPGMILSAAEQLGIDPSRIVMIGDIGADIEAARAAGARAVLVPTPQTLPEEVAAAPLVARTVREAVALLVPEFAEARA
- a CDS encoding glycosyltransferase family 9 protein; amino-acid sequence: MKPRVLVARLDSLGDVLLAGPAVRAVAERAQVVMLCGPRGAAAAHLLPGVSEVIVWDAPWISDPAPPADADHLDSLVGRLRAARLSEAVIVTSFHQSPLPLAMLLRVAGVPRISGASVDYPGSLLDVRLRPGEDLPEDIPEPERALAIADAAGFPCRDDGRLRIRPVPEASALTGSAPYIVLHPGAAVPARQWPVTGFAGAARLLTEQGRRVVVTGGSDERLLTRAVVREAPGAVDLAGACTLPQLAGVLAGASVVIVGNTGPAHLAAAVGTPIVSLFSPLVPAERWRPYGVPQRLLGDQTAPCRGSRARVCPVPGHPCLAGVSAQAVVAAALDLEAARGGETIASSPTKGALR
- a CDS encoding glycosyltransferase translates to MRILVWHVHGGWMDGFLRGRHEYLIPAEPQTTLPELPQGARPVDPASLRDEEVDVVVLQRTEELELVERLLGRRPGRDVPAVFVEHNTPKRLPVTERHPLAEQREIPVAHVTHFNRLAWDCGEAPTVVIEHGVPDPGPLYVGDLPTLGVVINEPVRRGRVTGTDLLPTFARAATLDCFGIDVDLLPEALGLGDRLQAVGDLPTAQLHAELARRRAYLHPLRWTSLGLSLLEAMHLGMPVLALATTEAPRAVPPPPDAGAVSADPTELAAAAGRLIEDPDEARQRGRAARAFALEHYGLERFLHDWDTLLADQVETRAARRVRTPADTAHRSPDPANPAAPGLMKGALR
- a CDS encoding glycosyltransferase; this translates as MRISMVSEHASPLAPPPPGSVDSGGQNVHVAALSRALADLGHTVTVYTRRDDAALPTRVALCKGVDVVHLTAGPPRRIPKDELLPYMGVLAEELAASWRYDPPDVVHSHFWMSGIAALEGARLLPEHQRPAVAHTFHALGAVKRRHQGASDTSPAERADLEPRVGQQADAVIATCDDEVDELRALGVPSHRIEIAPCGVDPDEFDTVGTAERRGSRHRLLSVGRIVPRKGMDLAIRALPLLRELGFDDVELEIVGSGDVVDGRDAEVDRLGELARELGVADRVHLRGQVGRDRMPALLRSADAVICTPWYEPFGIVPLESMACGTPVIAAEVGGLRDSVIDGITGLHVPPHDALAIAEAAARMLGDEPFRRALGTAGRGRVEARYTWAGVARQTESIYQRLLARERQQPGQLLEMAQ
- a CDS encoding D-sedoheptulose-7-phosphate isomerase; the protein is MTITHTTAPFRSRRRDAVDGNRVAAHFEDLRDALTCASRHAEHLEAWGVELAARLRSGSRLLVAGNGGSAAEAQHLAAELVGRYRGDRDAYSAIALSAETSSLTAIGNDYGFAEVFARQVRAHARVGDIVLLISTSGASRNLIEAARAARNVGAVTWALTGEGPNPLTTVCDDAVCIDGAAPHVQECQLAAIHAVCEVFDSQVTDASAGGAT
- a CDS encoding PfkB family carbohydrate kinase, translated to MRITVVGDTLLDEDVEGTIERLCPDAPVPVVDVSAHRFRAGGAGLVAAMLHHDGHEVELVTALGDDEAARRIRERLPGVSIIACDSAAPTPVKRRVRTADQAVCRIDEGCGPPPVPRVDDLALAAVSRAEAIVVSDYGRRLTEHPELRAALQRRALRVPLVWDPHPRGTEPVSAARLVTPNIDEAAAAAGTGRGAAHASEAAERLRERYGCAAVLVTLGELGALLHEGERAPVEITTDPVEAADPCGAGDRLISAAAAALGRGAGLEEAAREAVASARAYLAAGGVASLPEPETIEAPAGAPTDDPIALARSVHERGGTVVAAGGCFDLLHAGHVRTLAAARDMGDCLVVCLNSDDSVRRLKGPERPIIREHDRVEMLLALNCVDAVLVFDEDGPERALERLRPHVWVKGGDYTVEALPETPLLRSWGGTTVTVPYHLGRSTTRLATALARVG